DNA sequence from the Malus domestica chromosome 11, GDT2T_hap1 genome:
tcaactcattaaaatgtgcagctatggtccctgaactaaaaatccattactattagtcccttaactttaattcaattggagaaatgatcccttaactttaacccaattgtagcaatgatccttccaacataactcgttttgacaaaaattttgatgtagttgacgaaaaggatcataattacacactttgatgagttaagagaccctaattatataaatggttattccaacataacttattttgacaaaattttgacaaaattgatgaaaatgactatagctacacattttggtaagttgagggaccaatggtaatggatttttagttgagggatcattgctccaatttcattaaagttgaagaatcattgctacaatttactcatatatttataagcattttgTAAGAAACACCGTGAATGACACGAACATCCTGCTTTTATGAGGTTTACTAGTTTTGATTTGAAAAATACATATTACTCCTCCGAGCAAGCAACGATGGTGCAAGAATACACACAAGTCAACCCAGACTTACCAACATAAGATGGTATTAAGAAACGCATGTCGATGATTACTCGTCATACGAAGAAACTGATCAAAATGCACAACATTGACTAATTTTGCTTGCATCAGTGCTCAAGTGCACCAACATGTGCACAAAAGCATCAATTATATGTCTAATCTGTACAAATTTTGGTTCACAAACGGATTTCAAATGCTTTGTTCCATGCACATGGGCAACATGATATTCACTAATATTTTTTAGTCACAATCTTAGTCTCTAATCTCGCATTATAAACTTTTCACATGGCTCGATACTATAAACCCTAAAAAGAAGCGATTCGGAATATAAAAgtaagtactggtttggtaccgatatgcttttataaaaagtgggtataaaaaaaactgagctaaaaaatgtgtttgataaacacttaaaaacaacttattttcatagttttggatgaaaaaaaaaacagaaaacgtgaagcagcaaaaataagtttattctcacatcaaacggtttttttttcaaagcacagcaataacAAACCAACCCAAACCACCGAGCAACAAAGCAAACGTAAACAATACAGACTTCTTAAATACTGTGTTAAAGTAGACTCGCTCACCAGATCGGAAACATATTGGAAACTCCTCGTTTGCTTCCCGTCACCATAAACCGTCATCGGCTCTTTCCTCAACGCCTGCATTATCGCCACCATCCCGCATTTAGCACTAAAACGAAGAGCTCATCGTTTCAGCGAAAGATAATCCGATACACAAGCAATTTACCTGAGCAACAAAGTTACTAACAACGCGGCCGTCATCTATGCACATTCTCGGCCCGTAAGTGTTAAATATCCTAGCAATCCTTACCTGCAACAACATCCGAAATTTCAAACAGAAAACATTACATCTAAGATTTAAGCAAAAAGAAAGTTCGTGTGACGTTTATAGACTCGCTGTATAGGACAACTGATGTGACTGATAAATGTGATATATGTAACGTTACTACAACGTTCATATCACATTTATTTCGCATACCTATATGTGATCGGTAAATGTGATAAGGGTAAATGTTAACATACCTCAACACCAGCTCCTCTGTGGTAGTCCATGGTCAATGTCTCGGCCGTACGTTTTCCCTCGTCGTAACAGCTTCGGACACCTGTCAGCCATTCAGACAATCAAACGTTGTTTGTCAGGTAACGGGGCCAAAAACTGTAGACCGTGTCAGATCTAGACCTACCCTAAACCAAAGGACACCTGTCGGTTTTACAATCCTGCCGTTCACCTAATTCCTCATTTTACCgcccaacacctttggtcacGGCGGGGCGTGGAGAACACATTTTAGTCTCCACCGTCCGATGAGTGGACCCGAAAATCACGGGTAATCTCATTGACCGTGGAAACCGGAACGGATCTGAGGAACTTTTGGCCACGTGGGCCTCACTAACCGTGTCCGACGTCCATTTGACTCCTTTAAGAAAAAGACAGGATCCGAAACTTGATTCGAATCGAAGACGCAGACACTCCGACGCCTGTCCCGCGCATGTTAGACTAAACACGCATACCGCCGCTAACGTGCGCCGCAACGACTGGTAGAAACGTCTAAGAAACGGAGAGAAACGAGATGCTGTCGGAAACTCACCGATTGGATTAACGTTGCCCCAGTAGGTTTCAACCTGCGGGTGCTGCAGAGGATCGCCGTACACCTCGCTGGTGCTCGTCAGCAAGAACCGCGCTCCGATCCTCTTTGCGAGACCCAGCATGTTCAGAGTCCCCACCACATTGGTTTTGTGCATctccaaaaattcaaaattaaggcCTCCAAATAATGATatcaaaaaattgaaacaaaaatcGTTCGTGAATTAAGTCAGTTGAAATTAAGTCAGTTGAACACGACAGCGTTCCTGTTACCGCCTCGGGCAATTGTCCAGCAGTCACTTTGGCCAATTGGTCATGCGGTCACCTTGTCTCACGCCGAGGAAGGGGACCGCCTGATCAATTGGTAGACACTGTTGTGTTTCAGCCAATTGTGTCTCAGCCAATTGGTCAGGTGTGACCGCCTTACCAATTGGCCAAGACACTCTTCTGTCTCGGCCAATTGATCAATGAGTGCAGACCAACTGACCAATTGGCTGAGATAGAATATCCGCCAAGAAAATGTGAATTAGACCAGTTGAAAGAAATTATAGTAGCAAAGGATATAATGGTCTTGACGGGGTTGAATTTGTAATGAACAGGGGAGGCAGGGCAAGCCAGATGGTAGATCTGGTCGACCTCGAGCAGAAGTGGCTCAACGACGTCGTGTCGGATGAGCTCGAATCTCGGGTTCCGGAAATGGTGCATCACATTCTCCTTCCTTCCCGTGAAGAAGTTGTCCACCACGATCACGCTGTCGCCTCGCGCAATCAGACGATCAACAAGGTGCGACCCGACGAACCCGGCCCCGCCCGTCACGACGATCCGGAGCCCCTTTCGTTTCAGCCCCAGTGGCACCTTCCCGCTAGAACCCCAGCTATTCAACCCGAATCTGCGTTCGTAGGCCGGCTTGTACTGGGTCGTCGCCGACGAATCGAAGTCGTACCGGACGTACTCGTTCGTGATCGGGACGTTGCCCGAGGCGTAAGGAGAGCGGGAGGTGGAGGACGGGAGGATGGTGAACCCTACGGTGGCGATAACAATGCCGACGAGGATGAAAACGAGCCGCTGCTCTCGGAGCAAGTACTGTATCGGGCGGGTCACGGAGGCCCACGGCTTTGGGCGTTTGGGCGAATAGGTGTCCGCCACATGTTGGTCGGCTTCGTGCCCTCGGAAAATCAGCTCCGAACCCATTTGTCGGAACTGTGTCCGAAGAAGCAGAGTGAGTTTAGAGTCTCTGAGTTGGACGAGTTGGAATCGCCGGCAACTCGCTTTGTGGCGGGTTTTTGTGATGCGGTCTCACTCGTGTATGTTGCGGGTATTTAAGCTGTGGGGGAGTCCGAAGTAGGCTCTGGGTTTTGGCGGTAATTACAAAACGGCCCTTCGTGCCTTTTCCTGTTTGAAAAGTAAACGGTTATCATTTGTCTAATAtactgatatttttttttacttattaaaagttgtaatttcAAATTACGAGTCGATATCTACATCTTATGATAAATTTATTGTGTGATTTAACTCAAAAGGTAATGCTAGGGTAATTATTAtttactttaccatttattttatttttatctttaaaacttaaatatttcaagttattttcataagttttcctttaattaaaccaaaatttcaaattatatGATGTGATTATTGATGATTAGACTAtaacttaagtattgattaatatgtttattttttatcaatgacacattatatatattaaatatcaATAAAATTTTAGTGTACCTAATATTATTTTAACAGAAATCTTTATTTCTTCGTATAAATGTATTgttatattgaaaaatcatataTTGCTAATAGTTGGGTGATTtgatgggttttgggtttggtaaatgtattttgaatttttttcattggttaattaactaattgtaattaatggattaatagTGGTAGTCACTAGCTTGCTTGCACTGGGGGAGGCGGATTAGGGTGAATTAATTTTTCAGTTGGATATTTTGACTTGGTTTTTTAAATCATTATGACCGTCAAATCAAGTCCTTCGTGGGCACCGTTGATTTGACTAGATTGAATGTGCTGGACTAGGTTCATTACCCAATACTCCTACTTGTTACGAAACTTTTCTACCTTCGTTTTATGTCGAATAAACAAAGAATGTTACGTATACGGTTAAAAATCCAGTAACTAAATATCTTAGCATGTTACTATAAGGGTTTGTTTGATGCGTTGAATGAGATTGGATTTTAGGAATAAAATGAATTCGGATTCTCATCGGATCCTCGTTGCGAAAATCTTAAAGATCTGTGAAtcgttttaaatatttttatttaaaatgaaacACAAACAATATTTTATAGAAATTGATCGAACGATATACAATAAACGGACACGATTCACGGATCTTTAGGATCCTCACCAAACGGATCCGATGAGGATCCTATTGGGAATAAAATTTAATTGGCAAGGACACGTAGGATAAGATTTGTAACTCATGTATAAAGATCGATTAGATAAACTATTTTATATGAATTCATAATCAATCATATCCAATCATGTTCATCTTATATTTTAACacaacaataaaaaaactaaactcAATGTCGTTTTAAGTTATCATAATACATCCTACCAAACAACCAACATATGCATACTAAATTTTTCCAGATCATCGAGGTTAAAACCCATATTcacaaaagttcaaaaaaaaaaagagagggagCACAAGTTCATCGTCGGACATGAGTTGTGTGCAAACTGCCGACATGatgaaaaaataataacaaactGCAAATTAACCAAACCTATTAAAAATTAAGAACTAGATTCTCTCCCCTTATCTTTCCATCCCCTTCCATCCCCTCTTCTTACATTCTTtatttctctttctataaaaaaaaaaactaatataagatgttgacgtgatttaattTTGACGGTTCAAATAGgaggagaggaaaaaaaaaaaaaaaaaaagagaagagagaattatactccaaaaattaaaaacatcgGCAGTGCGGATTAATTGGTTTTAATAAGACTTGTCCAGTGTGCAGGATAGATGTTGATCTTGTATTGGGAGATTCAGAAATCACAAGGAAATGGGCATGTCAATATATAATATACTTACTAAGCTGCAAAATATGCATTCTTCTACTCCACATAACTAATATTTCTTGCATAAAACACCTCAAGTGCTAttaaaattaacttaaaaactttCTAAAgagccttaattttttttttataaaaaaaaaaaggacaactggtggcaagccacggttacttcatatttgtgttttttttttcgttttttttttctaattttccaAACCTAAAAGACTACCATGTCATGTAACAAACACTTCACGtgtttttgaaactcaaaaacaaatacTTCTTACAGAAAGCATTTCAAATACTTTTAAAACCAAAAACTTTCAAATGAGCCTTACTTCTTcttcgtgttttttttttcattgtttttttctaattttccaAACCTGCAGGCTACATGTCACGCAGCAACTTTGTTTTCGATGGATTATAAAATATAGACGCAATTGGTACACATTGCATGTGCCTATTATCATATTTGATGCGACTGAAAACAACCAAAGAAATTTAAAAGTGCTTTTTAGGTTATAAAAGTAGTTTTCGGATATAATGCGATGAAAACAACCAAAAAATGAAGGATTATTCAACGATAAATTCCTAAAACGAGGATACGAGGCAGCCACAAGTTTATTTGatgataagaaaaagaaaatatgaataCAACTTCAAAAGTTAGTTACACACTCCTAGCAAACCTTACCTCcacaaggaaaataaattaggaaATGGTAAAAGTCTTAAAAAGactctaaaatattaaaattgtgTAATTTAAGCTCTATGGTGAACAAGGTCTAAAAAATCGatattatctcgatatttccatcgaaatttccgtatttttgaactaccgatatttccgatatcatcgatattttaaactttgataggaactctatgtggtactaagtcactcgtGTATCTTacaatgcaatgtataaagtgtaaaatattatactaattcattatatataaatgattatggtgtgtttaaacttctttcattaattactacatattttctacactcataatgtttgccagctcgctatataatcaacttaaaatcaattaaatccatcatgcaatgcatttccttccaattttttgtgataaactaatagataattgactaaataaacatcctgcaaagtttcaataaaaaatttcaagtttttcttacaattaccatggtttttattcaatttttatcgatatcgataatattccaatatttctatcgaaatttccatgtttttttactaccgatatttccgatatcttcgatattttagaccttgggtGAAACAGGCTCAACCGAAACAATACATAAACATAACACTTAATTTTTTggaaaacatttctcaaaaaaaaaaaaaaaaagaggctcGAGCCTCCTAGGGAAGAACTTTGAGATGTACTCAAAACTGTTTCTTCTTATTAGGCCTGTGCTTGTCAAACTGCGTAATGAACTTGTTTGCTAGTCATTTCACGTTAGGAGAAGCACCTGTTAGATGTTAGATGCTTACTCATAAAACACTTGaaagtattattatttttttctgttcATATGAAAGTCCttggaattattattatttttttgtgtggttaaaGTCCTTGGAATTTTGAATGAAGTACTTGGTTATGGAAATTGATGGTAGATCCATATTCAAATTTTTACTAGTTGAGTTGACATAAAGGGCATATTGATACAGAACAAAATGTCACTATCGATCGAATGTAATTCGTACTGAGATAAATCCATCATTTTCAGAAACTTATCCAAAGTTTAAACTTAAACTAAAATATCCTTaacatgtatatgtatatatatatatatatatatataccagtAAATACATGCAAGTAACTTGATTTTATTCACTAGATTTAGAGGTTATGATTGAGGGGttttctttgtgatttacaTAAATGAGTATTTTGGCAAATTAACAGAAGTGTGTTTAAAATGGCTTAAATGTTTCTGGTGAAAATGTTCTTATaaccaatttttagtaaaaatgcaagtaaatgaTAAACTTCTTACATGAAGCACTTTAAATGCTTTTAGAATCAAAAAACATTTTCGCTGAAAtcactttcaatcattttaacaGTACTTTCAAACGAGTCCATAAACTTATCGAATACTTTTAATCGAGTTGGAAATTTAAATTGACCGCTTGTAGCTTTTAGAAGTAGGTAGataaattgaaaaggaataagaATTAGGTCCCAATAACTAATTGAGTACGTATGACCCTAAAGAAGATGCCGCCTCAAAAGGTCAACAAATGGCCTAATGGCCTAATGCTACAATTGAAGGCAATTTGTTGAAACTTGGAGTAGTTTGGACGCTTCATTTCCCCTTGTGTCGTGTTTAGTTTCATTCTCCTAGTTAATTTATGTGTTACATCATTACTAGTTGATAAAATTCTAAGAATAACTAGTATGAtattatttttctctctctcgctctcgcGTCACATGAATCTATCTGCGGGTTTGTATCCCCctctatttgatttttttttttttacaattttcatTTCTAAGGATTCGTCGCTAAGGTAATTGACTCCCCTTACGTAACTTAGCAATTGGTCACGATGCCCTTGATGAATATGACACtttactttcttttctttttctttttcttttggtgaaTATGGACGTGCACATTCCCTTTCCCCTTCCCGTTTTATTATCCATGCACCACTCGATCGACTAATACTATTTGTTACTAAGTTTAAGTGAAAATTGGCTTCGATCTATCTTATACAGTTGAAGTTTTGAGCCAAGTCTTACATTAACTCCAAGTactttgtatattttttttaaagtctaTTTTAAAGTCTTGTTATGTCCCTTTTTGTCTTGAACCTCTGTCTCaaaattacattttttaaaCCAGAGTATTTGTAAGtcttcgtttcacatgtccaaaccaccttaacTAATTTTCTCGCATCTTATTTTCAATTGTGGGTGAGTTACTTAAAACACagcaaaaatttccatgaataTTTAATACCAAGTTTAAGTGAAAAATTGCTTCGATATATCGGATAAACATGAAGTTTTTGCcgttaaattttaattattgattttTTAAATAAGACTTTAGCCACTGAAAAATACCATAGCAAATAAGAAAATCTggagtttaatttaagttaataaaataatatgacTAAAGAAGGAAGCAAGATGGAGGGAGCTAGGGTGGGGGGTATCTCTCTCGTTTTCTGTACTGGGGAAGTGGGGATCCttattacaaaattaaaacGATGGACAGTTGTCTTAAGAATCTTAACCAGCAGATATATGGTACTAATTTGCCCACAAAAATAGTATTAGTTTGTCTTAAGAATCACCTAATTAGTCAAtaattgtaatttaattaactaatgGAGGTCAACTTAAAGTGTTAGAAAGTACTTAATTTGAAGGTCCATGTGCTCATGCTCAACATTTCTCATCTAGGCGTTGCGAGTCCATGCATGAATCCAAATGAGAACTCGGGTCAGAGTTTCACCTATGTTTTCACTTTatatcttttccttctttttaatGCCTAAGGCTTtaaaccctaattatataaaatcaCAGATATATATTAAGCAAATTCATATTTTTTACTTTGGTGAAAGTTCCTTATTGGATACAAGTGCACCAAATAAACTTCAAATTGCGTTGATAAGTAAATGATCTTTACCAATTGAGCTGCAATCACTTTATTAGACATCGTTGGAAGTCTAAACATGAATCGTTCGTAGCTCAATTTATTTATGAAGAATTCATTTGATATTCTTGTCGTCTATGTAGTTTGCATGTTGTTTTTGTCGTATGTTGATTTGGGTGAGttagttgaaagaaaaaaagtcgTTTCGTAGTAGAAGAATTTGAGTACAAATCTTATGCACTCAAAATTCTTTATGGTCTCTTTGTGACCTATCTCATTTGTTGATACTAGTCCACTTATTTAAATTTCACTTGATAGTTTTAACTCTTCAACTTATCTtctcaattaaaaaaatgaaaacataatGTTAAATTAAGTCGAAATAACATGTATCAATCAAGTGGAATAATCACAAAGAGGCCAGAAAGAAATTTGGTTGCCGAAGATTTAAACTCAGTGAATTTGAGGTGCATCATGCATGTTAACGAGACCCACAAAGATAGGGTTTTGGTTTGCACGTCGGAGGACAAAGGAGCATTCACATAAAATCGACGTTGATGTAGCTGCGCCGTACACGTGAGTTAATTATATTAACGACGTCGCACGTTTTTCTGCCAAAATTGGCCACCAATCGCCATGATtgagggacaaggattgtctgccatcTTTGTCCTCGTGCCCTCCTATACCCTCCTGTTTgtatgatcacggttaagctcacgtcaacattttatattattattttttttgtcttattatttctatataaaaataatataaaatgttgacgtgacttaaccgtaaccacacaaaatagAAGGGTACAAGAGGGCATGGAAACAAGAAGGGGAGACAATCCTTGATTGAGAGCCCACATAGTACTAAATTGATCATTCAGACTTCAAACAcaactttttcatttttttgaaacCATCACAACTTTTTCATAACCATGCATCGTGGATGCAGATTCTAATGCTCACCCATGAACATCGTACTTTCATTTACCAAgaagaatattattaatttacaaAGAGAATACTCATTTATTAATGCCCTTtcttttgagaaaattaaaaattcgaGTGTAAGTC
Encoded proteins:
- the LOC103449269 gene encoding UDP-glucuronic acid decarboxylase 2 isoform X1 — protein: MGSELIFRGHEADQHVADTYSPKRPKPWASVTRPIQYLLREQRLVFILVGIVIATVGFTILPSSTSRSPYASGNVPITNEYVRYDFDSSATTQYKPAYERRFGLNSWGSSGKVPLGLKRKGLRIVVTGGAGFVGSHLVDRLIARGDSVIVVDNFFTGRKENVMHHFRNPRFELIRHDVVEPLLLEVDQIYHLACPASPVHYKFNPVKTIISNVVGTLNMLGLAKRIGARFLLTSTSEVYGDPLQHPQVETYWGNVNPIGVRSCYDEGKRTAETLTMDYHRGAGVEVRIARIFNTYGPRMCIDDGRVVSNFVAQALRKEPMTVYGDGKQTRSFQYVSDLVEGLMRLMEGEHVGPFNLGNPGEFTMLELAKVVQETIDPEAKIEYRPNTEDDPHKRKPDITKAKDLLGWQPKVSLQKGLPLMVSDFRKRIFGDHNEADSTTAL
- the LOC103449269 gene encoding UDP-glucuronic acid decarboxylase 2 isoform X2, which encodes MGSELIFRGHEADQHVADTYSPKRPKPWASVTRPIQYLLREQRLVFILVGIVIATVGFTILPSSTSRSPYASGNVPITNEYVRYDFDSSATTQYKPAYERRFGLNSWGSSGKVPLGLKRKGLRIVVTGGAGFVGSHLVDRLIARGDSVIVVDNFFTGRKENVMHHFRNPRFELIRHDVVEPLLLEVDQIYHLACPASPVHYKFNPVKTIKTNVVGTLNMLGLAKRIGARFLLTSTSEVYGDPLQHPQVETYWGNVNPIGVRSCYDEGKRTAETLTMDYHRGAGVEVRIARIFNTYGPRMCIDDGRVVSNFVAQALRKEPMTVYGDGKQTRSFQYVSDLVEGLMRLMEGEHVGPFNLGNPGEFTMLELAKVVQETIDPEAKIEYRPNTEDDPHKRKPDITKAKDLLGWQPKVSLQKGLPLMVSDFRKRIFGDHNEADSTTAL